In Paroedura picta isolate Pp20150507F chromosome 1, Ppicta_v3.0, whole genome shotgun sequence, the following are encoded in one genomic region:
- the LOC143844885 gene encoding trace amine-associated receptor 1-like isoform X1 gives MFFKDTLLSLDGKRPSNFCFDCKRRIAQALPFRLSLLCLHESKSSGSMQFCCEFINGSCTRSSWSIHVRVSMYIFMVCVILATIAGNLTVIISISHFKQLHTPTNFLILSMATVDFLLGCFVMPYSMVRSVENCWYFGDFFCKLHTSMDIMLSTASIFHLSFISIDRYYAVCDPLRYKSKINTCVILIMIFISWTFPALFGFGMIFLELNMIGAEEKFYKLIYCVGGCFVFFNETSGVVASMVSFYIPGFVMLCVYGKIYVIAQRQARSIRDAMSQMQIRFEVRHHISPSGERKAAKTLGTVMGVFLICWFPFFFCTATDPFMNYTTPPVLIDAMVWFGYLNSTFNPIVYAFFYLWFRRALKMIILGKIFQQDSSRTQLYME, from the coding sequence ATACTTTGCTTTCATTGGATGGCAAAAGACCAAGTAATTTCTGTTTTGACTGTAAAAGAAGAATCGCCCAAGCATTACCATTCAGACTAAGTCTATTGTGCTTGCATGAATCCAAGTCTTCTGGAAGTATGCAGTTTTGCTGTGAATTCATAAATGGTTCCTGCACAAGGAGCAGCTGGTCAATTCATGTCCGGGTCTCCATGTACATCTTCATGGTGTGTGTGATCCTTGCTACCATTGCTGGCAATCTAACTGTTATCATCTCAATATCACACTTCAAGCAGCTTCATACCCCTACTAATTTCCTCATTCTCTCCATGGCCACTGTGGACTTTCTCCTGGGATGTTTTGTCATGCCTTACAGTATGGTAAGATCAGTTGAGAACTGTTGGTATTTTGGAGACTTCTTCTGCAAACTCCACACCAGCATGGACATCATGCTGAGTACGGCTTCCATCTTCCATCTATCATTTATCTCTATTGACCGTTACTACGCTGTCTGTGATCCACTGAGATACAAATCAAAAATAAATACTTGCGTGATATTAATCATGATCTTCATAAGCTGGACATTCCCTGCGCTATTTGGCTTTGGGATGATCTTTCTGGAGCTAAACATGATAGGAGCAGAAGAGAAGTTCTACAAACTCATCTATTGTGTGGGAGGCTGCTTTGTATTCTTCAATGAAACTTCAGGGGTAGTGGCCTCCATGGTTTCTTTTTACATCCCTGGATTTGTCATGCTATGTGTCTATGGGAAGATATATGTTATAGCCCAAAGACAGGCCAGATCCATTAGGGATGCTATGAGCCAAATGCAAATAAGGTTTGAAGTGAGGCATCATATTTCACCCAGtggagaaagaaaagcagcaaagaCTTTAGGTACAGTGATGGGTGTTTTCCTCATCTGCTGGTTCCCATTCTTTTTCTGCACAGCCACTGATCCCTTTATGAATTATACAACACCCCCTGTTCTCATTGATGCAATGGTTTGGTTTGGCTACTTGAATTCAACATTTAACCCCATTGTTTATGCGTTTTTTTATCTGTGGTTTCGAAGGGCGCTGAAGATGATCATATTGGGAAAGATTTTTCAGCAGGATTCGTCCAGAACACAGCTGTATATGGAGTGA
- the LOC143844885 gene encoding trace amine-associated receptor 1-like isoform X2, which yields MQFCCEFINGSCTRSSWSIHVRVSMYIFMVCVILATIAGNLTVIISISHFKQLHTPTNFLILSMATVDFLLGCFVMPYSMVRSVENCWYFGDFFCKLHTSMDIMLSTASIFHLSFISIDRYYAVCDPLRYKSKINTCVILIMIFISWTFPALFGFGMIFLELNMIGAEEKFYKLIYCVGGCFVFFNETSGVVASMVSFYIPGFVMLCVYGKIYVIAQRQARSIRDAMSQMQIRFEVRHHISPSGERKAAKTLGTVMGVFLICWFPFFFCTATDPFMNYTTPPVLIDAMVWFGYLNSTFNPIVYAFFYLWFRRALKMIILGKIFQQDSSRTQLYME from the coding sequence ATGCAGTTTTGCTGTGAATTCATAAATGGTTCCTGCACAAGGAGCAGCTGGTCAATTCATGTCCGGGTCTCCATGTACATCTTCATGGTGTGTGTGATCCTTGCTACCATTGCTGGCAATCTAACTGTTATCATCTCAATATCACACTTCAAGCAGCTTCATACCCCTACTAATTTCCTCATTCTCTCCATGGCCACTGTGGACTTTCTCCTGGGATGTTTTGTCATGCCTTACAGTATGGTAAGATCAGTTGAGAACTGTTGGTATTTTGGAGACTTCTTCTGCAAACTCCACACCAGCATGGACATCATGCTGAGTACGGCTTCCATCTTCCATCTATCATTTATCTCTATTGACCGTTACTACGCTGTCTGTGATCCACTGAGATACAAATCAAAAATAAATACTTGCGTGATATTAATCATGATCTTCATAAGCTGGACATTCCCTGCGCTATTTGGCTTTGGGATGATCTTTCTGGAGCTAAACATGATAGGAGCAGAAGAGAAGTTCTACAAACTCATCTATTGTGTGGGAGGCTGCTTTGTATTCTTCAATGAAACTTCAGGGGTAGTGGCCTCCATGGTTTCTTTTTACATCCCTGGATTTGTCATGCTATGTGTCTATGGGAAGATATATGTTATAGCCCAAAGACAGGCCAGATCCATTAGGGATGCTATGAGCCAAATGCAAATAAGGTTTGAAGTGAGGCATCATATTTCACCCAGtggagaaagaaaagcagcaaagaCTTTAGGTACAGTGATGGGTGTTTTCCTCATCTGCTGGTTCCCATTCTTTTTCTGCACAGCCACTGATCCCTTTATGAATTATACAACACCCCCTGTTCTCATTGATGCAATGGTTTGGTTTGGCTACTTGAATTCAACATTTAACCCCATTGTTTATGCGTTTTTTTATCTGTGGTTTCGAAGGGCGCTGAAGATGATCATATTGGGAAAGATTTTTCAGCAGGATTCGTCCAGAACACAGCTGTATATGGAGTGA